In Candidatus Hinthialibacter antarcticus, a single window of DNA contains:
- a CDS encoding DUF134 domain-containing protein, with protein sequence MVRPKSCRRIESEPGAYFFKPQGIPLRKLGEEKLNLDEMEAIRLADVEGLYHEQAAKRMQVSRATFGRIVQSARRKIGRALIEGKAIRIGGGNVEYVEMRDFRCDDCNHTWQVEMGCCPPGACPECGSSRPVCLLAENHGPCCKLGSPSDVEAAL encoded by the coding sequence ATGGTCCGACCTAAGAGTTGTCGGCGAATAGAATCAGAGCCGGGCGCTTATTTCTTTAAGCCTCAGGGTATCCCGTTGCGCAAGCTCGGTGAAGAAAAACTCAACCTGGATGAGATGGAAGCAATCCGTCTCGCCGATGTTGAAGGGCTTTATCACGAGCAGGCAGCCAAACGCATGCAGGTGTCCCGCGCCACTTTTGGGCGGATCGTGCAATCCGCCCGCCGAAAGATTGGTCGCGCACTCATCGAAGGAAAAGCCATACGGATTGGCGGCGGCAACGTGGAATACGTAGAAATGCGTGATTTCCGTTGCGACGACTGCAATCATACTTGGCAAGTCGAGATGGGGTGTTGTCCACCTGGCGCGTGTCCAGAATGCGGTTCGAGCCGACCTGTGTGTTTGTTAGCTGAAAATCATGGCCCGTGCTGCAAATTGGGTTCGCCCTCGGATGTAGAAGCGGCTTTGTAA
- a CDS encoding sigma 54-interacting transcriptional regulator, producing MTRKRISFSQIVYKSAKVDQIVRTAQRIANSGMLVLVTGEDGTGKETLAQAIHFASDRSAGRIVSVNCAALPDTLLETELFGHEKGAFTGAVYSRKGKLEQAQGGTLFLDEIGEMSATTQAKLLRVLEEEVAERIGGGEPLPVDVRIITASNQNLLSMVKDGKFRQDLYYRLKEVHLDIPPLRERKEDIPVLVDHFIRVYNKQYHKTISGISDAALQFLMRHDWPGNVRELHHVIKCAVLMNDAQDMIWLEHIPLDIHLAESARKSDDASETKADELLEILSLDESEKRHILRILEFTRFNKSQAANILKISRPTLDRKIEKYQLHNIKVQEKMNA from the coding sequence ATGACACGAAAACGTATTAGTTTTAGTCAGATCGTTTATAAAAGCGCAAAAGTAGATCAAATTGTGCGTACCGCACAGCGTATCGCCAATTCAGGCATGCTGGTTCTAGTTACTGGCGAAGATGGAACGGGGAAAGAAACGCTTGCGCAGGCGATCCACTTTGCCAGCGACCGTTCTGCGGGGCGCATCGTCTCTGTCAATTGCGCGGCGCTGCCGGATACGCTGTTAGAGACCGAACTGTTTGGCCATGAGAAGGGCGCCTTCACCGGTGCGGTGTATTCCCGTAAAGGGAAATTAGAACAAGCCCAAGGCGGGACCCTGTTCTTAGATGAAATCGGTGAAATGAGCGCAACGACTCAAGCCAAACTGTTGCGCGTTTTGGAAGAAGAAGTGGCGGAACGAATCGGCGGAGGAGAACCCCTCCCCGTTGATGTACGAATTATTACCGCCTCCAACCAGAATTTATTATCAATGGTGAAGGACGGCAAATTCCGTCAGGACCTCTACTATCGGTTAAAAGAAGTCCATCTCGATATTCCACCCTTGCGGGAACGAAAAGAAGACATCCCCGTGTTGGTCGACCATTTTATTCGGGTATATAACAAGCAATATCACAAGACGATTTCCGGCATCTCTGATGCGGCGCTTCAATTTTTGATGCGTCACGATTGGCCGGGCAACGTACGTGAGTTGCACCATGTGATTAAATGCGCGGTCTTGATGAACGACGCCCAAGACATGATCTGGTTGGAGCATATCCCGCTAGACATTCATTTGGCTGAATCGGCCCGCAAATCAGACGATGCGTCTGAAACCAAGGCGGATGAGTTACTTGAAATTTTATCGCTGGATGAATCGGAAAAACGTCATATCTTGCGAATTCTCGAGTTTACGCGCTTCAATAAGAGCCAGGCTGCGAATATTTTGAAAATATCCCGGCCTACCCTGGACCGGAAAATCGAGAAGTATCAATTGCATAACATTAAAGTTCAAGAAAAAATGAATGCGTGA
- the vapB gene encoding type II toxin-antitoxin system VapB family antitoxin, with product MSDTGKVFMNGRSQAVRLPVDYRFNTKEVYIRKNEETGEVILTEKPEGWTGFFALADKTSGAKDFLLDRQDEVAQVRDL from the coding sequence ATGAGCGATACGGGAAAAGTGTTTATGAATGGGCGTTCTCAGGCGGTCCGGCTTCCTGTCGACTATCGCTTTAATACAAAAGAAGTGTACATTCGAAAAAATGAAGAAACTGGCGAGGTCATTCTCACCGAAAAGCCCGAAGGATGGACAGGATTTTTTGCCTTGGCTGACAAAACCAGCGGGGCAAAGGATTTCTTGCTAGATAGACAAGACGAAGTCGCGCAAGTGCGTGATCTTTAG
- the erpA gene encoding iron-sulfur cluster insertion protein ErpA, protein MITLTEKAASEVKRLIEAQSLPEATALRVGVRGGGCSGLSYSLNFDAESKDNDRSFDCNGIKLVVDSKSFLYLSGTTLDYADGLNGSGFTFDNPNASQSCGCGSSFSA, encoded by the coding sequence ATGATTACTTTGACCGAAAAAGCAGCCAGTGAAGTGAAACGGTTGATCGAAGCGCAAAGTTTGCCTGAAGCGACTGCGTTGCGGGTTGGCGTACGGGGCGGTGGATGCTCAGGCCTCAGCTACTCGCTGAACTTTGACGCTGAATCAAAAGACAACGACCGCAGTTTCGACTGCAACGGCATTAAGTTGGTGGTTGATTCGAAAAGTTTTCTCTATCTGAGCGGAACGACGTTGGATTACGCTGACGGCTTGAACGGAAGCGGATTTACATTTGATAATCCCAACGCAAGCCAAAGTTGCGGCTGTGGTTCCTCGTTCTCTGCGTAA
- the bioF gene encoding 8-amino-7-oxononanoate synthase, whose protein sequence is MSEWNSFFEAKLKSDRSNAQHRSLPLYDNAEGGYLVCGEVRYLNLSANDYLGFTTDPFSREDISVLSEILPLGAGASRLITGNLALHAELERLLSNWKKTEAALVYPSGFQANVGLLSALGCRGDTIYGDKLNHASIYDGCRLSDAAFHRYQHLDLNDLESQLKAQKRGRRIIVTDGVFSMDGDIPPLPELNALAKQYDALLIVDEAHASGVLGAKGAGAWAHFRLKWEPHVILMGTLSKAVGAQGGFICASKQVVDFLVNHSRSFIYTTGLSPLMAGIAHANITRIQDEPQRIKNLRKAIKTMRTALKKEGLEISDGLTPIIPIHLGDNQRALDCASRLRDEGIIASAIRPPTVPEGAARLRVSVSAVHTTADLKRAAKIIARVATSES, encoded by the coding sequence ATGAGTGAATGGAATTCTTTTTTTGAGGCGAAACTCAAATCAGACCGCAGCAATGCCCAGCACCGAAGCCTTCCATTGTATGACAACGCCGAAGGCGGCTATCTGGTCTGCGGCGAAGTGCGCTATTTGAATCTGAGCGCCAATGATTATCTCGGCTTCACCACTGACCCGTTCAGCCGTGAAGACATCAGCGTTTTGAGCGAAATTCTGCCGCTAGGCGCAGGCGCCTCCCGCCTGATAACCGGCAACCTGGCGCTGCACGCAGAACTCGAACGCCTTCTCTCTAATTGGAAGAAAACCGAAGCGGCGCTGGTATACCCCAGCGGCTTCCAAGCCAATGTCGGTTTATTGAGCGCACTGGGCTGTCGCGGCGATACAATCTACGGCGACAAACTCAATCATGCCTCGATTTATGACGGCTGCCGCCTTTCGGACGCGGCCTTTCACCGCTATCAACATCTCGATTTGAATGATCTCGAAAGCCAACTCAAGGCGCAGAAGCGGGGACGGCGAATTATCGTCACCGACGGCGTCTTCTCAATGGACGGCGATATCCCGCCGCTGCCCGAATTGAATGCGTTGGCGAAACAATATGATGCGTTGCTGATTGTTGACGAAGCTCACGCTTCCGGCGTATTGGGCGCCAAGGGCGCGGGCGCCTGGGCGCATTTTCGGCTCAAGTGGGAGCCGCACGTCATCCTGATGGGGACCCTCAGCAAAGCGGTCGGCGCGCAAGGCGGGTTTATATGCGCCTCAAAGCAAGTGGTTGATTTTCTTGTGAACCATTCGCGGTCGTTTATTTATACGACAGGGCTATCGCCGCTGATGGCGGGCATCGCTCACGCTAACATTACCCGTATTCAAGACGAGCCGCAACGCATCAAAAATTTGCGCAAGGCAATCAAGACCATGCGCACCGCCCTCAAGAAAGAAGGGCTTGAGATTTCCGACGGCCTGACGCCGATCATCCCCATTCATCTTGGCGACAACCAGAGAGCGCTTGACTGCGCCAGTCGGTTGCGGGACGAGGGCATCATCGCATCCGCCATTCGGCCTCCCACGGTTCCTGAAGGCGCCGCCCGGCTGCGCGTCTCCGTCTCGGCTGTACATACGACGGCTGATTTAAAACGGGCAGCGAAAATCATCGCGCGCGTCGCCACAAGCGAATCTTGA
- a CDS encoding MarR family transcriptional regulator yields MSLHDSAQSTLSEQRTRDQLTRGLILFAASVRQATSGESLSKELAHRVTESQADALRFLAMNDNVTIGELAVGLGHTISGATKAVNRLEKNGWVERLHDPNDHRTVYVHLKNDGKALADQLLSQTEERLHRILTKLRPETLHLLGHVIEDFLTDSIDDKDVATKLCVACGFEGGMNCCESDVNCVVARTVQSIEIPETLVSR; encoded by the coding sequence ATGTCATTACATGATTCGGCGCAATCCACTCTCAGCGAACAACGCACCCGCGATCAATTGACGCGCGGATTGATCTTGTTCGCCGCTTCGGTGCGTCAAGCGACAAGCGGTGAATCGCTCTCAAAAGAACTGGCCCACCGGGTGACCGAATCGCAGGCGGATGCGCTGCGGTTTTTGGCGATGAATGACAACGTGACCATCGGTGAACTTGCGGTTGGGCTAGGGCATACCATTTCAGGCGCCACCAAAGCGGTCAATCGGCTTGAAAAAAATGGATGGGTGGAGCGCTTGCATGATCCTAACGATCACCGCACCGTTTATGTTCATTTGAAAAATGATGGAAAAGCGCTGGCAGATCAATTGCTGTCGCAAACCGAAGAACGGTTGCACCGGATTCTCACAAAACTGCGTCCCGAGACGCTGCATTTGCTGGGCCATGTGATCGAAGATTTTTTGACGGATTCTATCGACGACAAAGATGTTGCGACTAAATTGTGCGTTGCATGTGGGTTTGAAGGTGGAATGAACTGCTGCGAGTCGGATGTGAACTGCGTTGTGGCGCGTACGGTTCAGTCGATTGAAATTCCCGAAACGCTTGTCTCCCGCTAG
- a CDS encoding lipid-A-disaccharide synthase N-terminal domain-containing protein produces MLQWLSEVFLTISVWEIIGYTGQVMFASSFLVQWVVSEKRRESVVPAAFWYLRTVGGLILLSYAFHKEEPVFIVGLLFNSIIYGRNIYFIHTKKQTA; encoded by the coding sequence ATGTTGCAGTGGCTCTCTGAAGTTTTTTTGACAATTAGCGTATGGGAAATTATCGGCTATACCGGCCAAGTCATGTTCGCATCCAGTTTTCTGGTGCAATGGGTTGTCTCAGAAAAACGACGTGAAAGCGTTGTTCCCGCTGCTTTTTGGTATCTGCGCACTGTTGGCGGTTTGATTTTATTGTCCTATGCATTTCACAAAGAAGAACCGGTGTTTATTGTGGGTTTATTGTTTAACAGCATCATTTATGGAAGAAACATTTATTTCATTCATACAAAAAAGCAGACAGCGTAA
- a CDS encoding VCBS repeat-containing protein, producing MRSTLLFVVLLAAALTQSAWAQITLPVFIPDPNGPTFLEPPRIVSIPPVSAQSELVVNDISSDGRLELFATILGQSRQIQVLQDFGSVDFGLRLSLPLSLDPVKMLSVPMDGDGVNDLVLLSKFFNQSGNRIEIIRFAGGNLSPDQFEFQTVFEFRGGGTFESDFSQLASGDVDNDGDVDLIYHMVSFDAGEDSRTYLLTNFGKGQFEAKLLNLKNLSDRNLSASYFLMRDLDLDDDLDLIVCLNTNFQGLPADVQPVQIYEGFGNGEFRFVAHLSFPSSPLKVETVQLNDAWPDLLVFDSDFTSEASVHHFQQNAPFQFHLIDTQTAGRRAADMAVADFNLDGTPEVVVPFTEFLPGGAVGKFRIWKFLDPFSGAKESLDIEMRSSSGVSVFPGKVSVAKINNDAWPDLAFLGSPFTGNSSVMGVLLQKLVFVTPTPGGSLPPTATPTPVPTVTSTPEPTVTSTPVPTLTPTPPPTVTPTPVPTMTPTPPPTVTSTPVPTVTPTPEPTVTLTPVPTSTPTPPPTPTPPPTATPTPVPTMTPTPPPTVTSTPSGFDPNRFLQSFVRIDRFGNKRSWTDITATDFDRDGQDELAAVSDDDDRLLVVRWNGADEFSDFAERAIQSDPVSIAVMPQNRSRLVAAVRREPRLAFIDYQPGSGLQLVDEFLLDEEPARVFAADAEGDGDADLFSISAFVGQMTVFLQQVNGFDEGDVKTVGAGLIDADAGNVLGDASAEIASIFSNRSEMTLFQLIGGRFLFPAITRNMGAAPGAVRIADYDGDGFNDVAGMNRNGNTITLWLSNTLQGLQQRLNLPAMRPARMATADLTGDGAADLIISQSDGSSVRIIAGGYWDQPVEFPTVLSPLAVTSGDWNQDGRLDFAAASDTQDAMTIYLSIPPASADDWRIHE from the coding sequence ATGAGATCGACACTTCTTTTCGTTGTCTTGTTGGCGGCGGCGCTGACGCAATCGGCCTGGGCGCAGATTACCCTGCCGGTTTTTATTCCCGACCCAAACGGGCCGACATTTCTCGAACCGCCGCGCATTGTCTCCATCCCGCCAGTTAGCGCGCAAAGCGAGTTGGTGGTGAATGATATTTCCAGCGACGGGCGTCTTGAGTTGTTCGCGACGATATTGGGGCAATCGCGCCAGATTCAAGTCTTGCAGGATTTTGGTAGCGTCGATTTCGGTCTGCGTTTATCGCTGCCGTTGTCGCTTGACCCGGTGAAGATGCTATCCGTCCCGATGGATGGCGACGGCGTCAATGATTTGGTCTTGCTCTCCAAATTCTTTAATCAGTCCGGTAACCGCATCGAAATCATTCGTTTTGCCGGCGGCAACCTAAGCCCGGACCAATTTGAATTTCAGACGGTGTTTGAGTTTCGCGGCGGCGGGACATTCGAATCCGATTTTTCTCAACTCGCGTCAGGAGACGTAGATAATGACGGCGACGTCGATTTGATTTACCACATGGTTTCGTTTGACGCCGGAGAAGATTCTCGAACCTATTTGTTGACGAATTTTGGCAAAGGGCAGTTTGAAGCAAAATTATTAAATTTGAAAAACTTGAGTGACCGCAATTTATCGGCGAGTTATTTTCTCATGCGGGATTTAGATTTAGACGACGACTTAGACCTGATCGTATGTTTGAATACCAATTTTCAGGGTTTGCCCGCCGATGTGCAGCCCGTGCAAATTTATGAAGGGTTCGGCAATGGCGAGTTTCGCTTCGTCGCGCATTTGTCTTTTCCCTCGTCTCCGCTCAAGGTAGAAACCGTTCAACTCAATGACGCTTGGCCTGACCTGCTTGTGTTTGATTCAGACTTTACGTCGGAAGCGTCTGTCCATCATTTTCAACAAAACGCGCCGTTTCAGTTTCATTTGATTGACACCCAAACCGCCGGGCGCCGGGCAGCTGATATGGCGGTAGCCGATTTCAACCTAGACGGTACGCCTGAGGTTGTTGTTCCTTTTACTGAATTCTTGCCGGGCGGGGCTGTCGGTAAATTTCGCATCTGGAAGTTTCTTGATCCTTTCTCCGGCGCCAAAGAGTCGCTTGATATTGAAATGCGTTCTTCGTCGGGCGTGTCGGTGTTTCCTGGCAAAGTCTCGGTGGCGAAAATCAATAATGATGCGTGGCCTGATCTGGCATTTTTGGGATCACCCTTCACCGGAAACAGCAGCGTGATGGGCGTATTATTACAGAAATTGGTGTTTGTGACTCCAACCCCTGGCGGCTCGTTACCGCCAACCGCGACGCCGACGCCTGTGCCAACCGTGACGTCAACTCCCGAGCCGACGGTCACCTCGACGCCTGTACCGACTCTGACCCCAACACCGCCGCCGACGGTCACCCCGACGCCTGTTCCAACCATGACGCCAACGCCGCCGCCGACTGTCACCTCGACGCCTGTGCCAACCGTGACGCCGACGCCAGAGCCGACGGTCACGCTAACGCCTGTTCCAACCTCGACGCCAACGCCGCCGCCGACGCCAACGCCGCCGCCGACGGCTACTCCGACGCCCGTACCAACGATGACGCCAACGCCGCCGCCGACGGTCACCTCGACGCCGTCCGGGTTTGATCCAAACCGCTTCTTGCAGAGTTTTGTTCGCATTGACCGCTTTGGCAATAAGCGAAGTTGGACCGACATCACCGCGACGGATTTTGATCGCGATGGTCAGGATGAATTGGCGGCGGTTTCTGATGATGACGACCGTTTACTGGTGGTGCGTTGGAACGGCGCAGACGAATTTTCAGATTTCGCTGAACGGGCGATTCAATCCGATCCGGTTTCGATTGCGGTCATGCCGCAAAATCGCAGCCGCTTGGTCGCGGCTGTGCGTCGGGAGCCTCGTTTGGCGTTCATTGACTATCAACCCGGAAGCGGTTTGCAATTGGTGGACGAGTTCCTGCTGGATGAAGAACCCGCTCGCGTGTTCGCAGCGGATGCGGAAGGCGACGGCGACGCCGACCTGTTTTCTATCAGCGCGTTTGTGGGACAAATGACAGTCTTCTTGCAACAAGTAAATGGCTTCGATGAAGGCGACGTGAAAACCGTTGGAGCAGGCCTCATTGACGCCGATGCGGGCAATGTTCTTGGAGACGCTTCAGCCGAGATCGCCTCTATTTTCTCGAACCGTTCTGAGATGACGCTGTTTCAGTTAATCGGCGGGCGCTTTTTGTTCCCGGCTATTACCCGAAACATGGGCGCGGCCCCGGGCGCGGTGCGCATCGCAGATTATGACGGAGACGGTTTCAATGATGTTGCAGGGATGAACCGCAACGGAAATACCATCACGCTTTGGTTGAGCAATACGCTGCAGGGGTTGCAGCAGCGTCTCAATCTGCCTGCCATGCGGCCTGCGCGTATGGCAACGGCTGACTTGACGGGCGACGGCGCCGCCGACCTTATCATCAGCCAGTCTGACGGCTCTTCGGTTCGGATTATTGCAGGCGGTTATTGGGACCAACCAGTCGAGTTCCCAACCGTGCTCTCGCCGCTTGCCGTGACCTCCGGCGATTGGAACCAAGACGGTCGTTTGGATTTCGCCGCCGCCAGCGACACCCAAGACGCGATGACGATCTATTTGTCGATCCCGCCCGCCAGCGCTGACGATTGGCGCATTCACGAGTAG
- a CDS encoding type II toxin-antitoxin system VapC family toxin: MLDTNIASFMIRGGNPNIRKRLNRVPLSNVCVSVITQAELLYGIELKPEAINLKNLVREFLLRPAILPWDERAAIEYAVLCASLARAGTPMGNLDTMIASHALSVNATLVTNDNSFSRVVGLKVKDWSK; the protein is encoded by the coding sequence ATGCTTGATACTAACATCGCGAGTTTTATGATTCGCGGCGGCAACCCAAACATTCGAAAACGATTAAACAGGGTCCCATTGAGCAATGTTTGTGTATCGGTAATAACACAAGCCGAATTATTGTATGGAATCGAACTCAAACCCGAAGCGATTAATCTTAAGAACCTGGTTCGTGAGTTTTTGTTACGGCCAGCCATTTTGCCTTGGGATGAACGGGCGGCAATAGAATATGCTGTTTTGTGCGCGAGTTTAGCCAGGGCGGGGACGCCGATGGGGAATCTGGATACTATGATCGCCTCCCATGCTTTATCGGTAAACGCTACTTTAGTCACAAACGATAATTCCTTTAGTCGTGTTGTTGGGCTTAAGGTCAAAGATTGGTCAAAATAG
- a CDS encoding DUF5060 domain-containing protein, whose protein sequence is MIRVIAFSVFFLLVATTSNAVEIERWHPHTFHFTSEQSVENPFEVAFSATVQPPAGEAFETLGFYSGDNTWSLRIAPNQTGAWSLQTHSDQKPLENQRVEFTCTDNTNPNVHGGLTIDPEHTRHFVYEDGTRFFLMGYECDWLWAIDLATPNLDRTQNFIDHIQTFGFNYIILNAFAFDTSWQKGNTSPDDFGPPAMVPWEGSNFNPDHSRLNLKYWQHFDQVVDALFQRGVIAHLMIKVYNKEVKWPELKSAEDDLYFKNLIARYAAYPNIVWDFSKEAHLEKDVAYKQDRMRLVREHDPYHRLITVHDDNPAYESGAYNGIVDFRSDQQHKNWGATLLQQQKQHQWPIVNVEYGYEHGPGGLEDKTWRVAQTPEEVARRTWEIVMSGGYPVYYYTHTAWDVVKTQHTPPGYHYLKNLKDFFKQVPFWQMTPNPKIVNKGFCLNIPQKEYIVYQQAPFEFELFVEGLSAPMRAQWLRPFSGETLSAGTLLNGRNRFTPPSNWKAGPVVLHAK, encoded by the coding sequence ATGATTCGAGTGATTGCTTTTTCCGTTTTTTTCCTATTGGTTGCCACCACATCAAACGCCGTCGAAATCGAGCGCTGGCATCCACATACGTTTCATTTCACCAGCGAACAATCTGTCGAAAACCCGTTCGAGGTCGCATTCAGCGCGACGGTACAACCGCCTGCTGGCGAGGCGTTCGAGACGCTTGGCTTTTACTCTGGAGACAACACCTGGTCGCTGCGTATTGCCCCCAACCAGACCGGAGCCTGGAGCCTCCAAACTCATAGCGACCAGAAACCGCTCGAGAACCAGCGCGTCGAATTCACCTGCACCGACAACACAAACCCGAACGTGCACGGCGGGCTGACAATTGATCCCGAACACACACGCCATTTTGTTTATGAAGATGGAACTCGCTTTTTTTTAATGGGATATGAATGCGACTGGCTGTGGGCGATTGATTTAGCAACCCCCAACCTGGATCGGACGCAGAATTTCATCGACCATATCCAGACATTCGGCTTCAACTACATCATTCTCAATGCGTTTGCTTTTGATACGTCCTGGCAAAAGGGTAATACCAGCCCTGACGACTTCGGCCCGCCCGCGATGGTTCCCTGGGAGGGGAGCAATTTTAATCCCGACCATTCGCGGCTCAACTTGAAATATTGGCAGCACTTCGACCAAGTGGTCGACGCCCTCTTTCAACGCGGCGTGATCGCCCACCTGATGATTAAGGTCTACAACAAAGAAGTAAAATGGCCGGAATTAAAAAGCGCAGAAGACGACCTCTATTTCAAAAACCTGATCGCCCGGTATGCGGCCTATCCAAACATCGTCTGGGATTTCTCAAAAGAAGCCCATCTTGAAAAAGACGTTGCGTACAAACAAGACCGGATGCGCCTGGTTCGAGAGCACGACCCGTATCACCGCTTAATCACCGTCCACGACGACAACCCCGCCTACGAATCCGGCGCATATAATGGCATCGTTGATTTCCGCTCCGACCAACAGCATAAAAATTGGGGCGCGACCCTGCTGCAACAACAAAAACAACATCAATGGCCCATCGTCAACGTCGAGTATGGCTACGAACACGGGCCGGGCGGGTTGGAAGACAAAACCTGGCGCGTCGCCCAAACGCCCGAAGAAGTAGCGCGCCGCACCTGGGAAATCGTCATGTCAGGCGGTTATCCCGTTTACTATTACACTCATACCGCCTGGGATGTTGTAAAAACACAACACACGCCGCCGGGGTATCATTATCTGAAAAATTTGAAGGACTTCTTCAAGCAGGTTCCATTTTGGCAAATGACGCCCAACCCGAAAATCGTCAACAAAGGCTTTTGCTTAAATATTCCCCAGAAGGAATACATCGTCTATCAACAAGCGCCGTTTGAATTTGAGCTTTTTGTGGAAGGATTATCAGCCCCCATGCGGGCGCAGTGGTTGCGTCCCTTTAGCGGAGAAACGTTGAGCGCAGGAACACTTTTAAACGGACGCAACAGGTTTACTCCGCCTTCAAACTGGAAAGCCGGGCCTGTGGTTCTTCATGCCAAGTAA
- a CDS encoding glycosyltransferase family 39 protein, with protein MIELSIFLTAIAFSLYTVTYRIQAEQPVAHKERVVWIQAIGFALLGTLPFLNKPFHIDDTVVLEVARNVLNNPLRPFGSNFDWFGELQPLWQVTTNPPFLSYCLAPFVWMSSGDEVALHAVMSIFIFCLAVGAVLLSKRFCADSIWPAAFLLASPAVVVSGNVMRDVPAVGLSTLGVALFVMGVDKEQRRWLIAGAVLCGLSVLTKYSAVITLPVLFLYPLLQKKYRLAVWIWPAVAIIVLWCLQNVFAYGSVHIIYLLLERRSESGISWQDKLYGAFLVIGSVLYLLPALLVRAVGGRDWTAWIGAVLLAPLWWLAINQYLGEVENEYLLWALSGSALLFILLFDGIRVGSGWIKQFEPGKHADSLFLFAWVCAPLVFCVLFVPFEAVRHLLPVLPPLVLLAARYLNETKNKKLSSAIHFLVAILFAVQFFAAQVIQRADYEYAATYRNFAVRAQEEWLSDEHETWYVGHWGWQEYANRAGLRQMRLGEFPNEGDVLIVPYRVDKGRVFEQDRDYLSRQELVDEVTYEGYAPVRTQNFWGAGFYSTISLFGHNIPYRIMQDEFLESFEVYRIANPEPVVAEE; from the coding sequence ATGATTGAACTTTCTATCTTTTTGACCGCTATCGCATTTTCACTCTATACCGTCACCTATCGGATACAGGCTGAACAACCCGTTGCGCATAAAGAACGCGTGGTTTGGATCCAAGCGATTGGCTTTGCGCTATTGGGGACGCTGCCGTTTCTCAATAAGCCGTTTCATATTGACGATACGGTGGTGTTGGAAGTCGCGCGCAATGTGTTGAATAATCCATTGCGGCCGTTTGGCAGCAACTTCGATTGGTTTGGCGAGTTGCAGCCGCTTTGGCAGGTCACCACCAATCCGCCGTTTTTGAGTTATTGCCTTGCGCCGTTTGTGTGGATGTCGAGCGGGGATGAAGTCGCGCTTCATGCGGTGATGAGTATTTTTATATTCTGCCTGGCTGTAGGCGCGGTGCTGCTATCAAAACGGTTTTGCGCGGACTCGATTTGGCCCGCAGCGTTTTTGTTGGCAAGCCCCGCCGTGGTCGTTTCGGGAAACGTCATGCGCGACGTTCCTGCGGTAGGGCTTTCGACGCTGGGCGTTGCATTGTTTGTGATGGGCGTAGACAAAGAACAACGCCGTTGGTTGATTGCCGGCGCGGTTTTATGCGGCCTTTCGGTGCTGACGAAATACTCCGCCGTCATCACCTTGCCGGTATTGTTTTTATATCCGTTGTTGCAAAAAAAATACCGGCTTGCGGTGTGGATTTGGCCTGCGGTCGCGATCATTGTTCTCTGGTGTTTGCAAAATGTTTTCGCGTATGGCTCCGTGCATATCATCTATCTCTTGTTAGAACGGCGCAGCGAGTCGGGCATCTCATGGCAAGACAAACTCTACGGCGCCTTTTTGGTTATCGGAAGCGTCTTATATCTTCTCCCGGCGTTGTTGGTGCGAGCAGTTGGCGGTCGAGATTGGACCGCGTGGATCGGCGCGGTCTTGCTGGCGCCGTTGTGGTGGCTGGCGATCAACCAATACCTGGGCGAGGTAGAAAACGAATACCTGCTGTGGGCGCTTTCGGGTTCTGCGCTGTTGTTTATCCTGCTGTTTGATGGAATTCGCGTTGGTTCGGGTTGGATCAAACAATTTGAACCGGGCAAGCACGCGGACTCTTTATTTTTATTTGCATGGGTGTGTGCGCCGTTGGTGTTTTGCGTTCTGTTTGTGCCTTTCGAAGCGGTGCGCCATTTGCTTCCTGTATTGCCGCCGCTTGTTCTGCTTGCGGCCCGCTATCTGAACGAAACCAAAAATAAAAAACTGAGTTCCGCCATTCATTTTCTGGTCGCGATATTGTTTGCGGTGCAGTTCTTCGCGGCCCAAGTGATTCAACGGGCTGATTATGAATACGCCGCCACCTATCGCAACTTCGCCGTCCGCGCCCAGGAAGAATGGCTGTCGGATGAGCATGAAACCTGGTACGTCGGTCACTGGGGCTGGCAGGAATATGCGAACCGGGCGGGATTACGTCAAATGCGTTTGGGTGAGTTCCCCAATGAAGGGGATGTTTTGATTGTTCCGTATCGGGTGGATAAAGGGCGCGTGTTTGAGCAGGACCGGGACTATCTCTCCCGCCAGGAATTGGTGGACGAGGTCACTTATGAGGGATACGCGCCCGTGCGGACGCAGAATTTTTGGGGCGCCGGATTTTATTCAACGATAAGTCTATTTGGGCATAATATTCCATACCGCATCATGCAGGATGAATTTTTGGAATCGTTTGAAGTGTATCGCATTGCTAACCCTGAACCCGTTGTGGCCGAAGAATAA